The genome window GATGGTGGCCGAGTGTGACCACGCGATCCCTGAGCTGCGGAGCGAGGACCTCCGTGACCTCCTGGGTGGCGATGCCCGGCGTGATGGGGACAAAATGGGCCACAGTCCCGGTGGAGTCCACCACAAAGACCGCCTTCTGCACGTCGCGCGTGACGATGGCGCGGGAGGGGACAAGCTGTGCGCGCTCGTTGCTGGCCAGCACCACGCTCACGCGCGCAAACATCCCTGGTTTGAGGATCAGCGAGTCGTTGTCCACCTCCACTTCCACTTCTGCCATGCGCGATTCTTCGCGCAGCATGGGAGCCACGCGAGCGACCTGCGCAGGGAAAAGGCGCTGCGGAAAGGCGTCCACGCTCACCGTGGCCGATTGGCCGGGGTGCACGCGGCCATAGTCCCGCTCGGTGATCGTGGTACGCACGATGACCTTCTCGATTCCCACCACCGAGATAATCGGGGCATTGGCGGTGAGCAGGGCGCCTTCGTCCACAAAGCGCTCGCCCGTGAAGCCAGGCGCAGGGGCAGTTAGCACGGTGTAGTTAAGCCGGATCTGCGCCGATTTTAGGGCCGCCTCGCGCTGCTCCACTTGTGCCTGCGCCAATTTGAGGCGCGACTGCTGCGCTTCGTAGTTGGTGGTGGCCGCGTCCAGTTCGGCCGGCGAGGCGATCCCCTTTTCCCTGAGTTGCTGCACGCGTTCGAATTCTTGTCTGG of Calditrichota bacterium contains these proteins:
- a CDS encoding efflux RND transporter periplasmic adaptor subunit translates to MNKKLVVRLIVGVVVLAVVFRVIQLVTKKPAGGPPRGQRPPVAVEVDSVRYGPISEVRQFVGTVHPIYRYLIAPKVAGRVVEIRKRIGDPVRRDEIVAKIDDAEYQQAVREAEASLKIAQASLSEAQSQFALARQEFERVQQLREKGIASPAELDAATTNYEAQQSRLKLAQAQVEQREAALKSAQIRLNYTVLTAPAPGFTGERFVDEGALLTANAPIISVVGIEKVIVRTTITERDYGRVHPGQSATVSVDAFPQRLFPAQVARVAPMLREESRMAEVEVEVDNDSLILKPGMFARVSVVLASNERAQLVPSRAIVTRDVQKAVFVVDSTGTVAHFVPITPGIATQEVTEVLAPQLRDRVVTLGHH